Proteins encoded within one genomic window of Edaphobacter lichenicola:
- a CDS encoding hydrogenase maturation protease — MNHWEWSLLEEKEQVDHVMIGGVEVRTGHRVRLNPHEGGDILDLALRGQVATVESIEQDYEGQQHICVVLEDDPGRDLGMMRQPGHRFFFKVTEIEPLPEEEQGQRKTASQARILIAGIGNIFLGDDGFGVEVVRRLAGSTLPEEVRVVDFGIRGLDLVYALQDRYETTILIDAYPHGQPPGTVSVVELDPNEAAEPSGNLLEPHSMHPMNVLRMASATHGPLKRVMLIGCEPATLGGDEGQMGLSQPVEVAVEQAVKTTEALIRKILEGKSV; from the coding sequence ATGAATCACTGGGAGTGGAGTCTCCTTGAAGAGAAGGAGCAGGTCGATCATGTGATGATTGGGGGCGTCGAAGTGCGGACTGGCCATCGCGTCCGTCTGAATCCCCATGAGGGCGGGGACATTCTCGACCTTGCGCTGCGCGGACAAGTAGCGACGGTCGAAAGCATTGAACAGGACTACGAAGGACAGCAGCACATCTGTGTGGTTCTCGAAGACGATCCCGGACGCGACCTCGGGATGATGCGTCAGCCGGGGCATCGGTTTTTCTTCAAAGTGACCGAGATCGAACCGCTCCCGGAAGAAGAGCAGGGCCAGAGAAAAACTGCGTCGCAAGCTCGAATTCTGATTGCCGGTATTGGCAATATCTTTCTTGGGGATGATGGGTTTGGAGTAGAGGTGGTGCGACGACTCGCGGGCTCCACGCTACCTGAAGAAGTGCGCGTCGTTGATTTCGGCATCCGTGGCCTGGATCTTGTCTATGCCTTACAGGACCGTTACGAGACCACCATTCTTATCGACGCTTACCCGCACGGACAACCACCGGGGACGGTCTCGGTCGTCGAACTGGATCCGAACGAAGCTGCAGAGCCGTCGGGAAACTTGCTGGAACCGCATAGCATGCATCCCATGAACGTCTTGCGTATGGCGAGCGCAACGCATGGGCCGCTCAAGCGGGTGATGTTGATCGGTTGCGAGCCGGCAACACTGGGGGGAGACGAAGGCCAAATGGGACTGAGTCAACCAGTTGAGGTTGCTGTAGAGCAAGCTGTGAAGACGACTGAGGCCTTGATAAGAAAAATCCTGGAAGGCAAATCCGTTTGA
- a CDS encoding YceI family protein, with translation METAKATLVLYVVDARASRFTVQAFATGLLSAVGHNPTIGVRNFSGSVSFSPEARQGSELRLNIKANSLSVQDDISDKDSREIERIMNEQVLETAKYPEIVYEAPIVSIARMGESLYTAALDGSLTLHGVTRRQPVTARVAVFGTMLRASGDFTLKQTDYEIKLVSVAGGAIKLKDELKFSFEMVAREQE, from the coding sequence ATGGAAACGGCAAAAGCCACGCTTGTTCTTTACGTCGTCGATGCCAGGGCGAGTCGATTCACGGTGCAGGCTTTCGCCACGGGGCTGTTGTCTGCGGTGGGGCACAATCCGACCATCGGCGTCCGCAACTTCAGCGGCAGTGTGAGCTTCAGTCCGGAGGCGCGCCAGGGAAGCGAACTTCGATTGAACATCAAAGCCAATTCGCTGAGCGTCCAGGACGACATCTCCGATAAAGATAGCCGCGAGATCGAGAGAATTATGAATGAGCAGGTACTGGAGACAGCGAAGTATCCCGAGATCGTCTACGAAGCACCGATAGTCTCCATCGCAAGAATGGGAGAATCTCTGTACACTGCCGCTCTTGACGGGAGCTTGACCCTTCACGGCGTCACACGCAGGCAGCCGGTTACTGCCCGTGTCGCTGTCTTCGGGACGATGCTGCGAGCCTCGGGAGATTTCACACTGAAGCAAACCGACTACGAGATCAAACTGGTCTCCGTAGCGGGAGGAGCGATCAAGCTCAAGGACGAATTGAAGTTCTCCTTCGAGATGGTAGCGCGGGAACAGGAGTGA
- a CDS encoding DUF6084 family protein: MPDLSFQIEGASVVPFAAAPTLAFKLQVKNAAVNETIHTIALRCQIQIEVTRRRYAPEEQERMLDLFGTPDRWSQTLRSLHWTNLNMVIPAFAGAATVADLHVPCTFDFNVAATKYFEGLTEGDIPLNIFFSGTVFYAPPDSGLQVAPISWEQEARFKLPVKIWREMMDSYYPNQVWLSLRRDVFDRLYRYKMQHGIPSWEQTLEEVLPMEATVKS, translated from the coding sequence ATGCCTGACCTGAGCTTTCAGATCGAAGGAGCGAGCGTTGTTCCATTCGCAGCCGCGCCCACACTTGCTTTCAAACTCCAGGTAAAGAATGCCGCCGTCAATGAGACGATTCACACCATTGCGCTGCGTTGTCAGATTCAAATCGAAGTCACCCGTCGACGCTACGCACCAGAGGAGCAGGAGCGCATGCTCGACCTCTTCGGAACGCCAGACAGGTGGAGTCAGACGCTGCGCAGCCTGCACTGGACCAACCTCAATATGGTCATTCCTGCTTTCGCGGGCGCAGCCACGGTAGCCGATCTTCACGTCCCCTGCACCTTCGACTTCAATGTTGCTGCCACCAAATACTTCGAAGGGCTCACGGAGGGGGACATTCCTCTCAACATCTTTTTTAGTGGCACAGTCTTCTACGCGCCGCCGGATAGTGGGCTGCAGGTGGCGCCGATCTCCTGGGAGCAGGAGGCGAGATTCAAACTCCCCGTGAAGATCTGGCGCGAGATGATGGACTCTTACTATCCCAATCAGGTCTGGCTGAGTTTGCGGCGAGATGTCTTCGATCGCCTCTATCGCTACAAGATGCAGCACGGCATTCCCAGCTGGGAGCAAACACTCGAAGAAGTTCTCCCCATGGAAGCGACGGTGAAATCGTGA
- a CDS encoding DUF6893 family small protein, translating to MSMELEGSTTNGVGTDKEILYMLGGVAMIVFGAGLILSNPFIRRYMSQIGIGNLAQVAMPDVQRYLKMRAM from the coding sequence ATGTCAATGGAACTGGAAGGATCAACAACCAACGGAGTAGGCACCGACAAGGAAATTCTTTACATGCTGGGAGGTGTGGCCATGATTGTGTTTGGAGCGGGACTGATACTCTCCAACCCATTCATTCGCCGCTATATGTCGCAAATAGGAATCGGCAATCTCGCCCAGGTAGCGATGCCGGATGTTCAACGGTATCTAAAGATGCGGGCAATGTAA
- a CDS encoding HypC/HybG/HupF family hydrogenase formation chaperone has translation MCLAIPGKIVELIAGPNLVGVVEVTGVRRKVQLGLLEDDMPKIGDWVLIHVGFAMSKISERDAAEQMRLLTALGEAEQVMEEVRGYGFEDSADRAGPVPLNGKHHA, from the coding sequence ATGTGCCTAGCCATACCGGGCAAGATTGTTGAGCTGATTGCCGGTCCGAATCTTGTAGGCGTCGTGGAAGTGACTGGAGTTCGCCGCAAGGTCCAGTTGGGTCTGCTCGAAGACGACATGCCAAAGATCGGCGATTGGGTTTTGATTCACGTCGGATTTGCGATGTCCAAAATCAGCGAGCGGGATGCTGCAGAACAGATGCGCCTGCTGACAGCGTTGGGCGAAGCAGAACAAGTGATGGAGGAGGTGCGGGGGTATGGTTTCGAAGACAGCGCAGACCGCGCCGGTCCGGTCCCATTGAATGGGAAGCATCACGCTTAG